A genomic region of Enterococcus sp. 12C11_DIV0727 contains the following coding sequences:
- a CDS encoding RHS repeat-associated core domain-containing protein encodes MSRKGWKRKSLTLFVTGIQLLGLFPWGALQSFAQENEQAETVGSSEAIAPQEKVKKEDLDQQTQQKLKKADASTEKENETTEKTEDKTETTLDVAPQLKSAFEADENSMLTSVKDDMAKKGLTELVADRSETTKTFIHPETGEGETVVFTEPIHFEKEKDNWQEFEGTFQAEKDTFIAKEQIEVQVPKEVTEKEVPTVKVGDATVGIGLSDDKYEVQSVKDDKVLLAAENNLEPVEISYQPTGVKVSQYISEETDLTTVKFTLKLPDTLQAKDEKEQGIIGLYDGEKLVSAVPTPTIETIAGDFISTAEADFDSKTNTLTLKALDTEKRQNIKAARVNVQFVQAKIEQGIEATSIRQYDDKMNYWFQDYMYIGYDDGYNGTLGAAHFVTYGLIKIPDAELKKIGKGREIESANLSLFRTGAPGFWGDRAKDGSGKVVNRHFEVHGLTKDIGAFSKATYKGFSDAKFPYGPPANESGKETMIGGIDPNNRRVNFDITNLANDWINGGSNFGMIVKTNKVTSHELPYSTAEVFAAPKGGVTTTSPYLVIKHRERPPIDKNMPLKDTSLKLRPFVSSDNDGLVQFQALGMDGIGRPDAKINYRVIDTSDKNKVTFSGTDPSIGRDYIFPNYPKLFEHANRYLELSSNWQTNTLLTSSLKENHLYKVEATITHGKEESKQTYDQFQLYKVTSQDTLPRLLKFYGLEKQRATFMRDNNMKDELLTQGNTVFIRNPKKNQGKAYQSQTLSKADKIRLDALSVGRGKHCKYGFEPINIGSGNLIYEMTDSVWYDFEEEQLFARTYNSKGGGMDSPVGRNWTLNQYLTLNQLEDKSMMLTKEDGGKIFFDRGKDGRYQVSDDSPYTLMKKIKDEKRSFELTNTEQKLTYLFDATGQIRKITNAYGQTKEYSYEEETGFLKAIKQFNGGKVLFDWDGNGHIKKATFPDQTTNTFEYDAKGNLTKVTDALGKKIAYTYNDNHFMTSYSDDEGTLLYQNKFDKEGRVIEQTDAKDNTVTITYDKNKTTTIDGNGNQEITTYNDHFQPTKIEYADGKSETKRYNDRYQLIEEIDRAGNKTTYENDANGNVTKTIFPDGSTEVSLYNAHNQLTEQTDRLGKKTSYHYNEQGKLLQTTRPDGKTITYSYDGQGKVTSKTDANGAAENYTYQAGNLTSISDAYGAKTGYEYDAKGLITKEFDAAGNAKTFKRNKRGELIEETDFNGHKKTYSYSPEGYLLSETDFNGNQTSFTYDKLGRKTAETNPAGGKKTFEYDANGNITKETDYLGNAKTFTYNEVNQVIEEKTATGSITRYTLNALGNPLTETVDDKKKTTYAYDKNQNLIKKVDALKQETTYEYDQKNQRIKETYPDQTTILYEYDELGNVTAKTDRNGLKTTYSYNEKSQLLKELSGDRETNYAYDIRGNKTSETDPETNQRSFGFNPLGYLSEQTDAAGNKTVYETDNQGNVTKITDPDNNVLTYTYDGERNVLSQTDALGNKKLFTYNSLNQLATTVEATGDITQYHYDANSNLVEKIDALGNKTTYSYTKENQLQAATDPLGQLKQLSYDLSGNLVSFEDAIGRKTTYSYDLLNQLTKEVTPGKVTIKYSYDVLGQRIKQSDSNGKSESYTYDKNGQMLTATDEQKRKISYEYNLFGEKIAETDAAGNKTSYAYNKLGQQTTITHPQETNQTLTYDQLGHVLEEVMPNGGKYAYSYDKRGNLIKETNPLGEIQSYAYNKNGQLIQSATAKNEVTTYSYDKNNRLVETKDPLGNSQKIKYDANGNVITEIDAEGNQTAYAYDGNNQLIQTINAKKFEQTVSYDPVGRKIAETDFNGNKTSYEYNVNDQLLKKTEPNKRITTYEYDAHGNLSKITDPKKAVTEMTYTADGQLASETNAKGYKRSYEYDSYRNLLAVKDNVRKEPLEQYSYNNYQQRVSETNAAGKQTTYDYNKFGQLTKLTYPNQTNVSYSYDLLDRVSELTDIRGNKTKTEYDANGQVTRFIAPGEQVSTYEYDSNGNVTKEQDPMAFTSSYTYDKLNQVAEETDELGHKTTYAYDPLQQVEKITDPRNHQQTMEYDGNGNLVKETDAKGQEKHFGYDANDQLTSVKNRLGKTTNYTYDLQSNLTSVKDALGNQTTFNYSPTGELDSVLSANGKKESYEYTLDGQLAQTTTPKEETIQYKYDEMNQLVEKVTKNANFTYTYTDEEKMASAAYETTEPTVEIGNEALKQAVPTKGEVAFEYNQYGDVTKATDELGENLTYGYDALGRKTSVTYPSERKITYEYDKKNQLTVVADGDQKTVYEHDGAGQIKKISYPNGTITHYDYLATGEISSAETLEANGKSLAKMTYAYDENDNLQKETIHYPKLTLEKNYEYDAEDQLTKVTEIEGKKKTEIEYYYDDAGNRITYSEKVNDKEKTFYEYKVNNMNQVTEITSEKGAKFEYDANGNVAKKIAMTGEVTTYLYDVEDRLIQETSSYGVYTLYGYDALGNRVIKGTATEHGRRIKTDLKAWMKQTDCTAQLALNNQDVTLHEILTAVAKQPIMADRLRCLPKDRPWRKDHDKPRKTVETEKLKKELDKNHSIKIVTSLNEYNQEHTSPAKLTQETYDKRIKTTQRQEFTFGEETDILGDQEDQYHRDGYSSIGTITNRQSGELITNTLYNEYGEAALRLENEYGYRSEYHDQSNRIHLRAREYSTTIGRFLQEDSWYGKMEQPQSQNRYIYVENNPQKYRDRSGNAGWWSKAWNNVKKTVRNVWNGVKRVVNTVWNAIVPPAYRSPSSWSGVASGINYIGNYVARSYTPRRNYVGVNYIRGRNGQPVGYQTYNQALYYQSAAYRYQVQVQRAKATRMMATVRIKKACDTADKKWTGAKNSTKSSGIWAWTGLPTLASGGSALTGKAVASVAGKSALALGSGALGGLFVGLVGIGLNTRAKDLQTDDGIDARNYGVNRLPKGWTSNDYNVSGQRGSLVVDNLGRRRISVDRTSGKTTYYSATGETLGENESDGLGTLSDGKAIPKPKENHNVKTNGRVGDLPVNGEPNSSSDLYDKSGDLLQRRFYDKNGQAELDIDFKHSDGHNNHTFPHEHNWDWSGKKPSRK; translated from the coding sequence ATGAGTAGAAAAGGGTGGAAAAGAAAAAGCCTGACATTGTTTGTGACAGGTATACAACTATTAGGGTTATTTCCTTGGGGAGCACTTCAAAGTTTTGCACAAGAAAATGAACAAGCAGAAACGGTTGGTTCAAGTGAAGCAATCGCTCCACAAGAAAAAGTGAAAAAAGAAGATCTCGATCAGCAGACACAACAAAAACTTAAAAAAGCGGATGCGAGTACTGAGAAAGAAAACGAAACAACTGAAAAAACAGAGGATAAAACGGAAACAACGTTAGACGTTGCACCACAATTAAAATCAGCGTTTGAAGCAGACGAAAACAGTATGCTAACGTCAGTTAAAGACGATATGGCGAAAAAAGGGCTGACAGAACTGGTAGCCGATCGTTCAGAAACAACAAAAACGTTTATTCATCCTGAAACGGGTGAAGGGGAAACCGTTGTTTTTACAGAACCAATACATTTTGAAAAAGAGAAAGACAATTGGCAAGAATTTGAAGGTACGTTTCAAGCAGAAAAAGATACGTTTATTGCAAAAGAGCAGATTGAAGTTCAAGTACCAAAAGAAGTGACTGAAAAAGAAGTACCGACAGTCAAGGTTGGTGATGCAACAGTCGGAATCGGGTTATCAGACGATAAATATGAAGTGCAGTCAGTTAAAGACGACAAAGTTTTATTAGCTGCTGAAAATAATTTAGAGCCTGTAGAAATTTCATATCAGCCAACTGGAGTGAAAGTCAGTCAATATATTTCAGAAGAAACGGATCTGACCACCGTTAAATTTACGTTAAAGCTACCTGATACCCTGCAAGCAAAAGATGAAAAAGAGCAGGGGATTATTGGTCTTTATGATGGTGAAAAGCTTGTGAGTGCTGTTCCTACACCAACGATTGAAACAATAGCTGGCGATTTTATTTCAACTGCAGAGGCTGATTTTGACAGTAAAACGAATACCTTGACACTAAAAGCCCTTGACACAGAAAAACGTCAAAACATAAAAGCAGCACGTGTCAATGTCCAATTTGTCCAAGCGAAAATCGAGCAAGGGATTGAAGCAACTAGTATTCGTCAGTATGATGACAAAATGAATTATTGGTTCCAAGATTATATGTATATTGGCTATGATGATGGCTATAACGGAACATTAGGCGCAGCACATTTTGTTACCTATGGGTTAATCAAGATCCCTGATGCAGAATTGAAAAAAATTGGTAAAGGTAGAGAAATCGAATCAGCAAATCTTTCATTATTTAGAACAGGAGCACCAGGTTTTTGGGGAGATCGTGCAAAAGATGGCAGCGGAAAAGTAGTCAACCGTCATTTTGAAGTTCATGGCTTGACTAAAGATATCGGAGCCTTTTCTAAAGCTACGTATAAAGGGTTTAGTGATGCAAAATTCCCTTATGGACCACCTGCTAATGAATCTGGCAAAGAAACCATGATTGGTGGTATCGATCCAAATAACCGTAGAGTTAATTTTGACATCACTAATTTGGCCAACGACTGGATCAATGGCGGCAGTAATTTCGGGATGATCGTTAAAACCAATAAAGTAACGTCACATGAATTACCTTATTCCACTGCCGAAGTTTTTGCTGCACCTAAAGGTGGCGTAACGACGACATCTCCTTATTTGGTGATTAAGCATCGTGAACGTCCGCCAATCGATAAAAATATGCCGCTCAAAGATACCTCCTTGAAACTAAGACCCTTTGTCAGCTCCGATAATGATGGTTTAGTTCAGTTTCAAGCATTAGGGATGGATGGCATCGGTCGACCAGATGCTAAGATAAATTATCGTGTGATTGATACAAGTGATAAAAATAAAGTAACCTTTTCAGGAACAGATCCATCGATTGGGAGAGATTATATTTTTCCTAATTACCCAAAACTATTTGAACATGCGAATCGTTACTTAGAACTTTCCAGCAATTGGCAAACCAATACATTACTGACCAGTTCTTTGAAGGAAAATCATCTTTATAAAGTAGAAGCCACGATCACGCATGGGAAGGAAGAATCAAAACAAACCTACGATCAGTTCCAACTCTATAAGGTCACGAGCCAAGATACATTACCACGTCTCTTAAAATTTTATGGATTAGAAAAACAGCGGGCTACATTTATGCGGGATAATAACATGAAAGATGAGTTATTGACCCAAGGAAATACTGTTTTTATCCGAAATCCCAAAAAAAATCAAGGAAAAGCGTATCAATCACAGACACTTTCTAAAGCGGATAAAATTCGTTTAGATGCCTTGTCTGTTGGCCGAGGGAAACATTGTAAATACGGGTTTGAACCAATCAACATTGGTAGCGGGAATCTAATTTACGAAATGACAGATAGTGTTTGGTACGATTTTGAAGAAGAGCAACTTTTTGCCAGAACCTATAATTCTAAAGGCGGCGGTATGGATAGCCCAGTCGGCAGAAACTGGACACTAAATCAATACTTGACCCTAAACCAATTAGAAGACAAATCAATGATGCTCACAAAAGAAGATGGTGGTAAAATCTTTTTTGACCGTGGGAAAGATGGGCGTTATCAAGTATCAGACGATTCGCCTTATACATTGATGAAAAAAATCAAAGATGAAAAACGCAGCTTCGAATTAACGAATACAGAACAAAAGTTGACCTATCTATTTGATGCAACAGGGCAAATAAGAAAAATCACGAATGCCTACGGTCAAACTAAAGAATACAGCTACGAAGAAGAAACTGGATTTTTAAAAGCAATCAAACAATTTAACGGCGGCAAAGTTTTATTTGATTGGGATGGTAATGGGCACATAAAAAAAGCCACTTTCCCAGATCAGACAACGAACACCTTCGAATACGATGCAAAAGGAAACTTAACAAAAGTGACCGATGCGTTAGGGAAAAAAATAGCGTATACGTACAATGATAATCACTTTATGACCTCGTATTCTGATGACGAAGGAACATTACTTTATCAAAATAAATTTGATAAAGAAGGCCGTGTTATCGAACAAACGGATGCCAAAGACAATACTGTTACGATCACATATGATAAAAATAAAACGACGACGATCGATGGCAACGGAAATCAAGAAATCACCACCTATAATGACCATTTCCAACCAACAAAGATTGAGTACGCTGATGGTAAAAGTGAAACCAAGCGCTATAATGATCGCTACCAACTGATTGAGGAAATCGATCGAGCAGGGAATAAAACAACCTATGAAAACGATGCAAACGGGAATGTGACAAAAACAATCTTTCCAGATGGAAGTACAGAAGTCAGTTTGTATAATGCTCATAACCAATTGACAGAGCAAACCGATCGTTTAGGAAAGAAAACTAGTTATCACTATAACGAACAAGGGAAGTTATTACAAACCACACGTCCAGATGGAAAAACAATCACCTATTCTTATGATGGACAAGGAAAAGTGACGAGTAAGACCGATGCAAATGGAGCCGCTGAAAATTATACGTATCAGGCGGGGAATTTAACGTCGATTAGTGATGCTTATGGAGCAAAAACAGGGTATGAATATGATGCAAAAGGCTTAATCACCAAAGAATTTGATGCAGCTGGAAATGCTAAAACATTTAAACGAAATAAGCGTGGTGAACTGATTGAAGAAACTGATTTCAATGGGCATAAAAAGACCTATTCTTATAGTCCAGAAGGATACTTGCTTTCAGAAACAGATTTCAACGGAAATCAGACAAGTTTCACCTATGATAAATTAGGCAGAAAAACGGCTGAGACCAACCCCGCTGGTGGGAAAAAAACGTTTGAATATGATGCAAATGGAAATATAACAAAGGAAACAGATTATCTGGGGAATGCGAAAACATTTACTTATAATGAAGTAAACCAAGTAATCGAAGAAAAAACGGCTACAGGCTCCATTACGCGTTATACCTTAAATGCCCTGGGGAATCCTCTAACTGAAACAGTTGATGACAAGAAAAAAACAACCTATGCTTACGATAAAAATCAAAATCTAATCAAAAAAGTTGATGCCTTAAAACAAGAAACAACCTATGAATATGACCAAAAAAATCAACGGATCAAAGAAACCTATCCAGATCAAACGACGATTCTTTATGAATATGATGAGTTGGGCAATGTGACAGCTAAAACGGATCGTAATGGACTGAAAACTACCTATTCTTACAATGAAAAAAGTCAATTATTAAAGGAACTGTCAGGTGATCGTGAAACCAATTATGCCTATGATATACGAGGCAACAAGACATCTGAAACTGATCCTGAAACTAATCAGCGTTCTTTTGGATTCAATCCGCTAGGTTATCTTTCAGAGCAAACGGATGCTGCAGGGAATAAAACAGTCTATGAAACTGACAATCAAGGAAATGTGACGAAAATTACAGATCCAGATAATAACGTGTTAACCTACACGTATGATGGAGAAAGAAACGTCTTGTCACAAACCGATGCACTAGGAAATAAAAAATTATTTACCTATAATTCATTGAATCAGCTAGCTACAACCGTTGAAGCAACGGGGGATATTACCCAATATCATTATGATGCCAACAGTAATTTAGTTGAAAAAATCGATGCATTAGGGAATAAGACAACCTATAGTTATACAAAAGAGAATCAGCTACAAGCAGCAACAGATCCATTGGGACAACTAAAGCAGCTCTCTTATGATCTTAGTGGGAATTTAGTTTCATTTGAAGATGCCATCGGCCGAAAAACAACGTATTCTTATGATTTGCTAAATCAATTAACAAAAGAAGTAACGCCAGGAAAAGTCACAATCAAGTATAGCTATGATGTTCTTGGTCAGCGTATTAAGCAATCTGACAGTAATGGTAAAAGTGAAAGCTACACCTATGATAAAAATGGTCAGATGCTTACAGCAACAGATGAACAAAAACGAAAAATTTCCTATGAATACAATCTTTTTGGTGAAAAAATTGCCGAAACGGATGCTGCAGGAAATAAAACAAGCTATGCATACAATAAGTTAGGGCAGCAAACGACAATCACTCATCCACAGGAAACAAATCAAACGCTAACCTACGATCAATTAGGACATGTTTTGGAAGAAGTGATGCCAAACGGCGGGAAATATGCCTACAGCTATGATAAACGTGGAAATTTGATCAAAGAAACGAATCCACTAGGCGAAATACAAAGCTATGCCTATAACAAAAACGGTCAGCTGATTCAATCAGCAACGGCTAAAAATGAGGTCACAACTTATAGCTATGACAAAAATAATCGCTTGGTTGAAACCAAAGATCCTTTAGGCAATAGTCAAAAAATCAAGTATGATGCTAATGGGAATGTTATAACGGAAATAGACGCTGAAGGAAATCAAACAGCCTATGCCTATGATGGCAATAATCAGCTGATTCAAACCATCAATGCTAAAAAATTCGAACAAACAGTTAGTTATGATCCAGTTGGACGAAAAATTGCTGAAACAGATTTCAATGGCAATAAAACAAGTTACGAGTATAATGTCAATGACCAACTATTGAAAAAAACAGAACCAAATAAACGCATCACAACCTATGAATATGATGCACATGGAAATCTTTCAAAAATCACGGATCCTAAAAAAGCTGTGACTGAAATGACCTATACTGCCGATGGTCAATTGGCATCTGAAACGAATGCTAAAGGCTATAAACGATCATATGAGTACGATTCGTATCGCAATTTACTTGCAGTAAAAGACAACGTCAGAAAAGAACCACTTGAACAATATAGCTACAATAATTACCAGCAACGCGTATCAGAAACGAATGCAGCAGGTAAACAAACGACTTACGACTACAATAAATTTGGACAACTAACGAAACTAACCTATCCAAATCAAACCAATGTCTCATATAGTTATGACCTACTAGATCGAGTATCTGAACTAACGGATATACGCGGCAACAAAACCAAGACAGAATATGATGCCAACGGACAAGTGACCCGCTTTATCGCACCTGGTGAACAAGTTTCAACCTATGAATATGACAGTAATGGAAATGTAACCAAAGAACAGGATCCAATGGCGTTTACTTCTAGTTACACGTACGATAAATTAAATCAAGTAGCAGAAGAAACCGATGAACTTGGACACAAAACAACGTATGCTTATGATCCATTACAACAAGTCGAAAAAATCACAGATCCTAGAAACCATCAACAGACAATGGAATATGATGGAAACGGAAATTTAGTGAAAGAAACAGATGCAAAAGGCCAAGAAAAACACTTTGGCTATGATGCAAATGATCAACTGACTAGCGTGAAAAATCGATTAGGAAAAACAACCAATTATACCTACGATCTTCAAAGTAATTTGACTAGTGTCAAAGATGCACTTGGCAATCAGACTACGTTCAACTATTCGCCAACGGGTGAGTTGGATAGTGTTCTTTCAGCGAATGGCAAAAAAGAAAGCTATGAGTACACATTAGATGGACAACTAGCGCAAACAACGACACCAAAAGAAGAGACGATTCAATACAAGTACGATGAAATGAATCAGCTTGTCGAAAAAGTCACCAAAAATGCTAACTTCACGTATACTTATACGGATGAAGAAAAAATGGCAAGTGCAGCCTATGAAACAACGGAGCCAACTGTAGAAATCGGCAATGAAGCTCTGAAACAAGCTGTCCCAACTAAAGGCGAAGTTGCATTTGAATACAATCAATATGGAGATGTAACAAAAGCAACGGATGAATTAGGTGAAAACTTAACATACGGCTATGATGCTTTAGGACGCAAGACTAGCGTAACCTACCCAAGTGAACGAAAAATCACGTATGAATATGACAAGAAAAACCAACTAACCGTTGTAGCAGATGGTGATCAAAAAACGGTATACGAACACGACGGAGCAGGTCAAATCAAAAAAATCAGTTACCCAAATGGTACAATCACACACTATGACTATTTAGCCACAGGCGAAATCAGCTCAGCTGAAACCTTAGAAGCAAATGGAAAATCATTGGCAAAAATGACCTACGCGTACGATGAAAATGACAATCTCCAAAAAGAAACGATTCATTACCCGAAATTAACCCTTGAAAAAAACTATGAGTATGATGCCGAAGATCAATTGACGAAAGTCACTGAAATCGAGGGCAAGAAAAAGACCGAAATCGAATACTATTACGATGATGCTGGTAATCGAATCACTTATTCAGAAAAGGTCAATGACAAAGAGAAAACCTTCTATGAGTATAAAGTCAATAACATGAATCAAGTGACTGAAATTACGAGTGAAAAAGGCGCTAAATTTGAGTATGATGCCAATGGCAATGTCGCCAAAAAAATCGCCATGACCGGTGAAGTAACGACCTATCTTTATGATGTAGAAGATCGTTTGATCCAAGAAACAAGTAGTTATGGTGTTTATACCCTTTACGGCTACGATGCACTAGGTAATCGTGTGATCAAAGGTACGGCAACCGAACATGGGCGTCGAATTAAAACCGATCTAAAAGCTTGGATGAAACAAACCGATTGTACCGCCCAATTAGCTTTAAATAACCAAGATGTCACCTTACATGAAATCTTAACAGCTGTAGCAAAACAACCAATCATGGCGGATCGCTTACGCTGTTTACCAAAAGATCGTCCGTGGCGCAAAGACCATGATAAACCAAGAAAAACCGTTGAAACGGAGAAGCTGAAAAAAGAACTGGATAAAAACCATTCAATCAAAATCGTTACGTCATTGAATGAATACAATCAAGAACACACGAGTCCAGCAAAACTAACCCAAGAAACCTATGATAAAAGAATTAAAACCACCCAAAGACAAGAATTTACCTTTGGGGAAGAAACGGATATTTTAGGAGACCAAGAAGATCAATACCATCGTGATGGTTATAGCAGTATCGGGACGATCACGAATCGACAAAGCGGTGAATTAATCACCAATACCTTGTATAATGAATATGGGGAAGCCGCCTTGCGTTTAGAAAACGAATACGGATACCGCAGTGAATACCATGATCAGTCGAATCGGATCCATTTACGTGCAAGAGAATACAGCACCACAATAGGACGTTTCTTACAAGAAGATAGTTGGTATGGAAAAATGGAACAACCCCAGAGTCAAAATCGCTATATTTACGTAGAAAACAATCCACAAAAATACCGTGACCGTAGTGGAAATGCCGGTTGGTGGTCTAAAGCATGGAATAATGTGAAGAAAACGGTCAGAAATGTTTGGAATGGCGTGAAGAGAGTCGTCAACACTGTATGGAATGCGATTGTCCCACCTGCTTATCGTTCACCAAGTTCTTGGAGTGGGGTTGCCTCAGGGATTAACTATATAGGAAACTATGTGGCAAGATCGTATACTCCACGGCGCAATTACGTAGGTGTCAATTATATCCGGGGAAGAAATGGTCAACCTGTAGGGTATCAGACGTACAATCAAGCGTTGTATTATCAAAGTGCGGCGTATCGCTATCAAGTACAAGTTCAACGAGCGAAAGCAACGCGTATGATGGCAACTGTTCGAATCAAGAAAGCTTGTGATACGGCAGATAAAAAATGGACGGGTGCGAAAAATTCTACCAAGAGCTCAGGAATATGGGCATGGACTGGACTACCTACTTTAGCAAGTGGTGGAAGTGCATTGACAGGAAAAGCTGTTGCTAGTGTGGCAGGGAAATCTGCTCTAGCTTTAGGAAGCGGAGCATTAGGTGGTTTATTTGTAGGGTTAGTTGGAATAGGACTTAACACACGAGCGAAGGATTTACAGACCGATGACGGAATAGATGCTAGAAACTATGGGGTGAACAGACTACCTAAAGGCTGGACATCGAATGATTATAATGTAAGTGGTCAACGAGGATCATTGGTTGTTGATAATTTAGGTCGTAGAAGGATTAGCGTTGATCGGACCAGTGGAAAAACGACTTATTATAGTGCGACTGGGGAAACTTTAGGTGAAAACGAGAGTGATGGTTTAGGAACTTTGTCAGATGGAAAGGCTATTCCTAAACCAAAAGAAAATCATAATGTAAAAACTAATGGCAGAGTTGGTGATTTACCAGTTAATGGTGAGCCTAATTCAAGTTCTGATTTGTATGATAAATCAGGAGATCTTTTACAAAGGAGATTTTATGACAAAAATGGTCAGGCTGAACTAGATATAGATTTTAAACATAGTGATGGACATAATAACCACACATTCCCGCATGAGCATAATTGGGATTGGAGTGGTAAAAAGCCAAGTAGAAAGTAG